The Anolis carolinensis isolate JA03-04 chromosome 2, rAnoCar3.1.pri, whole genome shotgun sequence genome has a window encoding:
- the LOC103281129 gene encoding zinc finger protein 135: protein MASPPPPYHGSHTGEKLHQCMECGKQFDRKSHLTRHERTHTGEKPYKCMECGGSFSRSGSLRSHQRTHTGEKPYKCMKCGGSFSRSGSLRSHQRTHTGEKPYKCMECGKSFSQSGHLRSHQRTHTGEKPHKCLECGESFSRSDSLRSHQRKHTGEKPYKCMECGKSFSQSGHLRSHERTHTGEKPYKCMECGESFSWSGSLRSHQRKHTGEKLYECMECGKSFSQSGHLRSHQRTHTGEKPYKCMECGESFSHGSLRSHQRKHTGEKPHKCMECGKSFSEIGNLRSHQRTHTGEKPHKCMECGQSFSRSGHLRSHERTHTGEKPYKCMECGESFSWSGSLRSHQRKHTEEKPYKCMECGESFSWSDSLRSHQRKHTGEKPYKCMECGESFCQRSSLCSHKMTHTGEKPYKCMECGESFRRSDSLRSHQRKHTGEKPYECMECGKSFRWSGSLHSHQKTHRGDAI from the coding sequence atggcaagtcctcCACCTCCCTATCATggatcacacacaggggagaagttacatcagtgtatggaatgtgggaaacaatttgataGGAAAAGTCATCTTACTAGACATGAAcgcacccacacaggggagaagccttataaatgcatggaatgtggaggaagcttcagtcgcagtggcagcctacgttcccatcaaaggacccacacaggggagaagccatataaatgtatgaaatgtggaggaagcttcagtcgcagtggcagcctacgttcccatcaaaggacccacacaggggagaagccctataaatgcatggaatgtggaaagagcttcagtcagagtggccatctacgttcccatcaaaggacccacacgggggagaaaccacataaatgcttggaatgtggagaaagcttcagtcgcagtgacagcctacgttcccatcaaaggaagcacacaggggagaagccctataaatgcatggaatgtggaaagagcttcagtcagagtggccatCTACGTTCCcatgaaaggacccacacaggggagaagccatataaatgcatggaatgtggagaaagcttcagttggagtggcagcctacgttcccatcaaaggaagcacacaggggagaagctctatgaatgcatggaatgtgggaagagcttcagtcagagtggccatctacgttcccatcaaaggacccacacgggggagaagccatataaatgcatggaatgtggagaaagcttcagtcacggaagtctacgttcccatcaaaggaagcacacaggggagaagccacataaatgcatggaatgtggaaaaagtttCAGTGAGATTGgcaatctgcgttcccatcaaaggacccacacaggggagaagccacataaatgcatggaatgtggacaaagcttcagtcggagtggacatctacgttcccatgaaaggacccacacaggggagaagccatataaatgcatggaatgtggagaaagcttcagttggagtggcagcctacgttcccatcaaaggaagcacacagaggagaagccatataaatgcatggaatgtggagaaagcttcagttggagtgacagcctacgttcccatcaaaggaagcacacaggggagaagccctataaatgcatggaatgtggagaaagcttctgtCAGAGAAGCAGTCTATGTTCCCATAAAAtgacccacacgggggagaagccctataaatgcatggaatgtggagaaagcttccgtcggagtgacagtctacgttcccatcaaaggaagcacacaggagagaagccatatgaatgcatggaatgtggaaagagcttccgttGGAGTGGCagtctacattcccatcaaaagactcacaggggagatgccatataa